From the genome of Thermaerobacter marianensis DSM 12885:
GACCCTGGAGGTCGCCCAGCGCTTGCCCGAGGCGGCGCGGCGACTGGAGGCGTACCTGGCCGAGACGGGGCGGCCGGCCAGCCTGGCCGAGCTGGCCGGGTACCTGGCGGAGCACATGCCCGACGCTCCGGCCAGCCCCGAGGCCATGGCCCGGGCGGTGCTGGCCACCCAGGGGGCCTTTGGCCGCTTCCCCGGCGGGCTGTACGGCCTGGCCAGCTGGCGGGTGGGGCGGCGGGTCCGGGCCCGGGATTACGTCTACCAGGCGCTGGAGCGGCACGGCCGGCCGCTCCACTACGCGGAGCTCACGCGGCTGGTCAACCAGCTGCTCCCCGAAGGGCGCAAGATGCCGCCCACCCACGTGCTGACCATCCTCTCCTCGGGGGAGCCGTTCCGCCGGTTCGACCGCGGGATCTACGGCCTCACCCACTGGGAGCGGGAACCCGAGCGCAACCTGGCCGGCCTCTGCCGGGACGCCCTGGCGGAACGGGGCGAGCCCGCCACCCTGAACCAGGTGGTGGAGGCGGTTCAGCAGCAGCGCCGCTACCCCCGGCGCACCGTGGCCCGGGCCCTCAACGAAGACCCGGCCGTGCTGCGGTACGGGCGCGACCGGTTCGGTCTCAGCGCGTGGCTGGCCGCAGACCCGCAGGCGGCGGGTGCGGTCCGGGCGCCGGCCTACGGGCCCCGGCCGACCAACCTGGTGGCGGTGCGCGGGTTGCTGACCGAGCTGTTGGCGGGTCACGTGTACGACACAGCGCAGTTGACGGCGTATCTGGGACGCTGGCGCCAGCGGTCCCAGGCGCGCCAGATCATCGCGTACCTCCACGCCGTGGGCTGGCTGACCGGGATCGATGACGCCTGGGCGGCCACCCCCCTGAACGAAGCCTGGGTGCGGGCGGGATCCGAGCCCGCCCAGCTGGCGGCCCTGGCCCTGGCCGATCCCGCCTTCGCCCATGCGCTGGTGCTGCACGAAGCCTTCCGGCGCCTGGATGCCGCGGACGGCCCGGACGGGACCGGGGCCGGAGAGGGCCCTGATGCCGCCGGGGCCGGCGACGGGCCCTCCGCCCGGACGGCCGCGGGCGCGGTGCCCGGCGCTTTCACGCCCGCCCAGGCGGCCCGCTGGCTGGCCCAGCGGATCCGGCGGGCGGCCGACGCCCGCGGCGTGGAGCCCGGGCCCGGCTTCCGCAGCCTCTTGCGCCGGCAGTGGCTGGTGACCGCCTGGTTCGACCCCTGGGTGGCGCTGCTGGCGGACGGCCGCCACAGCCCCGGGCCCGGGGGAGAAGGCGCCGCGGCGGCACCCGACGGGGACGAACCGGCCGCCGTAGCGGGGACGGCCCGGTCCCGAACGGGCACATCGCGGGCGGTCCTGTGGGACCACGCGGCCCGGCGGCTGTGGCCCGCCCGGCCGGTGCACCTCCCGGCCGCGTGGCTGCAGACGCCGGCCACCGCCTGGGCGCTGCTGGCCGACGCCGTGGCCGCCCGGCAGGGCGGGGCGGCGGTGGACCTCGAAGCCCTGGCCGAATGGTGCCGGGAGCAGGGCGTGGCGGCGAACCCGGCCCAGGTGGAGGCGGAGCTCTTCGCCCTGGGCCTCTGGCCGGTGCAGGAGGGACCCCGCCTGCGCCTCTACATGCCCTACCGGCTGGTGGTGCCGCCGGAGGGGCTGCGGCTGCCCGGGCTGCCGGCCGAGGGTGCCCTCCTGGACGCGGCCGCCGAGGTCCTGCGCCAGGCCGGGGTGCTGACGGGCCTTCCCGCCGGCTGGCCGGCGCCGCCTGCGGCCGAGGTCTACGGCGTGCCGCCCCTGGGTGCGGGCGGGCCGGCGGAAGCGGCGGCCCACGGCGAGGCCGGCGGGCTGCGTGCCGGTGACCGCTGACCCGGTCTGCCGGGGGCCGGTTCGGGGGAAGGGTGCCGGTGGCCGGGGCCGGCGAGAGGGGTGCATTGCACCGACCAAGCGGGCTTTCGCCGATCAAGGAGGCCGACAGGCGATGGATGGGACGAATCCACGGACCGGTGCCGGGCCGGTGGTCCGGGGCGGACCGGAGCCGGTGGCGGGGGCGGCAGGCGGTCCCGTCGACTGGCAGGCGTTGCGCCGCTACGACGTGGCCGGCATGCTGGGCGCGGTGGCGGCGTTCCCCCACCAGCTGGAAGAAGCCTACCGCCTGGGCCGGGAGGCGGCCAACCTGCCCCGGCCCCTGGCGGAACGGCCGCGGGCCGTGATCGTGGCCGGCCTCGGCGGTTCGGCCATCGGCGGGGACTTCGTGGCGGCGGTGCTGGAGCCCGAGGCGCCGGTCCCGGTGATGGTCCACCGGGATTACGGGCTGCCGGGCTGGGTCGGCCCGCAGGACCTGGTCTTCGCCGTCAGCTACTCCGGCGCCACGGAGGAGACCCTCAGCGCCTACGCCGCGGCCCGCCGGCGGGGGGCGGCGGTGGTGGCCGTGGCCAGCGGCGGCCCCTTGCTGGAGCAGGCAGCGGCCGACGAGGCCGCCGGTGCGCCGGTGCGGCGGGTTGCGGTGCCGGGCGGCCTGGCCCCGCGGGCGGCTCTGGGTTACCTGATGCTGCCCGTCCTCTACCTGACGTGCGCCTGGACCGGTGTTGGCGACCCCTCCGCCCAGGTGGAGGAGGCCGTCG
Proteins encoded in this window:
- a CDS encoding bifunctional phosphoglucose/phosphomannose isomerase; this encodes MDGTNPRTGAGPVVRGGPEPVAGAAGGPVDWQALRRYDVAGMLGAVAAFPHQLEEAYRLGREAANLPRPLAERPRAVIVAGLGGSAIGGDFVAAVLEPEAPVPVMVHRDYGLPGWVGPQDLVFAVSYSGATEETLSAYAAARRRGAAVVAVASGGPLLEQAAADEAAGAPVRRVAVPGGLAPRAALGYLMLPVLYLTCAWTGVGDPSAQVEEAVAVLRRQARELEPNGPEGPAQTLAQRMLDRPLFLYGAGRLGQAAAYRWQCQLNENAKLLAHAHAFPELDHNEVMGWEGAPQPRDGDQRRPLSILLQAPADHPRNRARMEITAELVGDRAEWVTVTAQGQGRLAQLLSLSYLGDFVSVYAALLRGLDPSSIASIQRLKERLAALPAGDGTGPDR
- a CDS encoding DNA-directed RNA polymerase subunit alpha C-terminal domain-containing protein; its protein translation is MELAPNAPAPVPPEASDAGAPGEHPGTAPGGAEGILGPAPRGGRAAAGSSGTDAGGSVPGEESRSGRPRSGTSLAAIPLSLLAIPPRVRLALQQRGYDTVGDLARQPDTRLLATRGMGTRGLLSLVTELARVMADPAYQEDLLARAGRYDPGRFPDAVRNLAIDDLGLSQRAYRALRRAGVQTVGQLLELGEAGLRRLRGLGPRSLDEICHRLDALQSGRPLPPPGVGAGDPLAPELMDDPAPIAVLLLPRRVATALQRAGLHTVGAVAGFSQGGLRRLRGLGESGVAAILDGFRRYRQERSQRDAAPRDLEDWLRELVEPLADREREVLALRYGLLGAEPHDLAAIAARWQTTRQWVSVVQGRALRRARARARLDRFAPLVAAVQAAATRCGAAGPAELAEALRQEGTVAVPESADQAVRLVGLLVQVTPGLRRVAGSTWATLEVAQRLPEAARRLEAYLAETGRPASLAELAGYLAEHMPDAPASPEAMARAVLATQGAFGRFPGGLYGLASWRVGRRVRARDYVYQALERHGRPLHYAELTRLVNQLLPEGRKMPPTHVLTILSSGEPFRRFDRGIYGLTHWEREPERNLAGLCRDALAERGEPATLNQVVEAVQQQRRYPRRTVARALNEDPAVLRYGRDRFGLSAWLAADPQAAGAVRAPAYGPRPTNLVAVRGLLTELLAGHVYDTAQLTAYLGRWRQRSQARQIIAYLHAVGWLTGIDDAWAATPLNEAWVRAGSEPAQLAALALADPAFAHALVLHEAFRRLDAADGPDGTGAGEGPDAAGAGDGPSARTAAGAVPGAFTPAQAARWLAQRIRRAADARGVEPGPGFRSLLRRQWLVTAWFDPWVALLADGRHSPGPGGEGAAAAPDGDEPAAVAGTARSRTGTSRAVLWDHAARRLWPARPVHLPAAWLQTPATAWALLADAVAARQGGAAVDLEALAEWCREQGVAANPAQVEAELFALGLWPVQEGPRLRLYMPYRLVVPPEGLRLPGLPAEGALLDAAAEVLRQAGVLTGLPAGWPAPPAAEVYGVPPLGAGGPAEAAAHGEAGGLRAGDR